Proteins co-encoded in one Coxiella burnetii genomic window:
- the recO gene encoding DNA repair protein RecO: protein MTKRVALEPAFILHRRPYSNTSLILELLTPNHGRVCALARSARGLKSRYKGKLELFSPLLISWSGRSDLKFLGDVEANGMPYLLEGEALLCGFYLNELLIRLLHHDDPYLRLFHHYQNTLEKLVNGRLEATLRCFEKQLLDELGYGLPLSCDVEMKLPFKPDQFYQYLPDRGFLLCEKSEERDVFSGKSLLALQEESFSDESSLKEIKYLMRLTLNRLLGKKPLKTRELLF, encoded by the coding sequence ATGACAAAACGCGTTGCTTTAGAGCCAGCTTTTATTTTACATCGACGTCCATACAGCAATACCAGCTTAATCCTCGAGTTATTAACGCCTAACCATGGTCGTGTTTGCGCATTAGCGCGAAGCGCCCGTGGACTAAAATCACGCTATAAAGGTAAGTTAGAATTGTTTTCTCCGCTTTTAATTTCGTGGTCAGGCCGCAGTGATTTGAAATTTTTAGGCGATGTTGAAGCCAATGGGATGCCCTATTTATTGGAAGGTGAAGCCCTGTTATGTGGTTTTTATTTAAATGAGTTGTTAATACGCCTGCTGCATCACGATGACCCTTACCTTCGATTATTTCATCACTATCAAAATACATTGGAAAAATTAGTTAATGGCCGATTAGAAGCAACTTTGCGCTGTTTTGAGAAACAATTATTAGACGAACTCGGTTACGGACTTCCCTTATCGTGCGACGTTGAAATGAAATTACCGTTCAAACCCGATCAATTTTATCAATATTTACCCGATCGCGGTTTCTTACTCTGCGAAAAAAGCGAAGAAAGAGACGTTTTTTCAGGGAAAAGTCTCTTAGCCTTACAGGAAGAGTCATTTTCCGATGAGTCATCCCTAAAAGAAATCAAATACCTAATGCGATTAACCCTAAACCGCCTGCTCGGAAAAAAACCGCTTAAAACGCGCGAGCTATTATTCTAG
- the era gene encoding GTPase Era, which translates to MKPTYCGYAAIIGRPNVGKSTLLNQLLEQKISITSRKPQTTRYQILGVKTFKDIQVIYVDTPGLHAGTERTINRYMNRTARGALRDVDAIVFVIEPHWESQDAWVLDNLKEIETPVFLVINKVDKIKNRAELLPLIEKVSSLYAFQKITPLSAKTGDQVGTLEQAVHQLMPESPFYFPPEQVTDRSDQFMASEIIREKLMRLLGQEIPYSLAVTLIEFRKEEKIIRISAVIWVEKKSQKGIVIGKGGERLKRVGTNARLDMEKWFGKRVFLQLWVKVKSGWADNERLLRELGFEE; encoded by the coding sequence ATGAAACCAACGTATTGTGGTTATGCCGCGATCATCGGCCGCCCTAACGTCGGCAAATCCACGTTGTTAAATCAACTCTTAGAGCAAAAAATTAGTATTACTTCTCGCAAACCACAAACCACGCGCTATCAAATTCTTGGCGTAAAAACGTTCAAAGACATCCAAGTGATCTATGTCGACACGCCGGGTTTGCACGCCGGTACAGAGCGAACAATTAATCGATACATGAATCGTACCGCGCGCGGCGCTTTAAGAGACGTCGATGCTATTGTATTCGTCATCGAACCGCATTGGGAATCGCAGGATGCGTGGGTGTTAGATAATCTTAAAGAAATTGAGACGCCGGTTTTCCTTGTTATTAATAAAGTCGACAAAATTAAAAATCGAGCTGAATTATTGCCGTTAATAGAAAAAGTCTCTTCCTTGTACGCTTTTCAGAAGATTACTCCCCTTTCTGCTAAAACGGGCGATCAAGTAGGAACTTTAGAACAAGCGGTTCACCAATTAATGCCGGAATCACCGTTTTATTTCCCGCCAGAACAAGTGACGGATCGCAGCGATCAGTTTATGGCTTCCGAAATTATCCGCGAAAAATTAATGCGCTTACTAGGACAGGAAATCCCTTACTCATTAGCGGTCACCTTAATCGAATTTCGGAAGGAAGAAAAAATTATTCGCATTTCTGCGGTCATTTGGGTTGAAAAGAAAAGCCAAAAAGGAATTGTCATTGGAAAAGGGGGGGAGCGACTTAAAAGGGTCGGCACCAACGCCCGTCTCGATATGGAAAAATGGTTTGGCAAAAGAGTGTTTTTACAACTATGGGTAAAAGTTAAAAGCGGCTGGGCAGATAACGAACGATTGTTAAGGGAGCTGGGGTTTGAAGAATGA
- the rnc gene encoding ribonuclease III codes for MNHLNKLMERLGHQFNNLELLKIALTHCSSGADNNERLEFLGDSVLGFIIASELYQRRPQAREGDLSRMRASMVNGDELAQMSTKLGINEYLQLGVGEQKSGGKRRRSILADALEAIVGAIYIDAGLETCRRCVLNWYGERVDDLSKLSPKKDAKSLLQEWLQARRLPLPTYEVKITGEAHAQTFTVNCYVKGLPHKTEGVNTTRRRAEQIAAKRFLELLDDGKGDGITERDQ; via the coding sequence ATGAACCATCTTAACAAGTTAATGGAACGGTTAGGCCATCAATTTAATAATTTAGAACTTTTAAAAATTGCTTTAACGCACTGCAGCAGCGGCGCTGATAACAATGAACGATTGGAATTTTTGGGTGACTCCGTCCTGGGGTTTATCATTGCATCGGAATTATATCAACGGCGCCCACAAGCGCGTGAAGGAGATTTAAGCCGAATGCGCGCCTCTATGGTGAACGGCGATGAGTTGGCGCAGATGTCGACTAAATTGGGTATAAATGAATATTTGCAGCTTGGGGTTGGCGAACAAAAAAGCGGCGGTAAACGACGGCGCTCGATTTTGGCAGACGCCTTAGAAGCCATTGTGGGAGCAATTTATATCGATGCCGGTTTGGAAACCTGTCGGCGCTGTGTATTAAATTGGTATGGCGAACGCGTTGATGATTTATCTAAATTAAGCCCTAAAAAAGACGCCAAATCGCTTTTGCAAGAATGGTTACAGGCTCGAAGGCTGCCGCTTCCCACCTACGAAGTAAAAATAACCGGTGAAGCGCATGCGCAAACTTTTACGGTGAATTGTTATGTGAAAGGGTTGCCGCACAAAACCGAAGGCGTTAACACTACGCGAAGACGAGCCGAACAAATTGCTGCAAAACGATTTTTGGAGTTGTTAGATGACGGAAAGGGGGACGGTATAACGGAGCGGGACCAATGA
- the lepB gene encoding signal peptidase I, with translation MIVDFAFYLTVAVILTGVISFIDKLFLKKRRSPKAKASLSIEYAKTFFPVLLIVWVVRSFIIQPYHVPTGSLEPTVMPGDFIAVEQFAYGLRLPVLNKKILPISEPKRGQIALFRWPKDPKIVFVKRVIGLPGDHIVYKNKRLYINGQEQKQNFLYKTNDVSSWGYRRIVNVKEENLDGVKHKIYVQPAGGETEDYNLVVPPRHYFMMGDNRDNSDDSRQWGFVPEKDLIGKAFGIWMSWDKLLNRIRWDRIGNAL, from the coding sequence ATGATAGTAGATTTTGCATTTTATTTAACAGTTGCTGTGATATTGACCGGAGTTATTAGTTTTATTGATAAACTTTTTCTAAAAAAGCGTCGATCGCCAAAAGCCAAAGCATCACTTAGCATTGAGTATGCTAAAACCTTTTTTCCTGTCTTGTTAATCGTGTGGGTGGTGCGATCTTTCATTATTCAACCCTATCACGTTCCCACGGGTTCTTTAGAGCCGACCGTTATGCCTGGGGATTTTATTGCCGTTGAGCAGTTTGCTTATGGATTGCGCTTGCCGGTACTTAATAAAAAAATCCTACCGATCAGTGAGCCAAAACGGGGACAGATCGCTTTATTTCGCTGGCCGAAAGATCCCAAAATTGTCTTTGTTAAGCGCGTGATCGGTTTACCGGGTGATCATATCGTTTATAAAAATAAACGGCTTTACATCAACGGGCAAGAACAAAAACAAAACTTTCTCTATAAAACCAATGACGTGAGTTCGTGGGGTTATCGGCGCATAGTGAATGTTAAAGAGGAAAATCTCGATGGCGTTAAGCACAAAATTTACGTGCAGCCGGCGGGCGGGGAGACGGAAGATTACAATTTGGTTGTGCCGCCTAGACATTATTTTATGATGGGAGATAATCGCGATAATAGTGATGACAGTCGTCAATGGGGATTTGTTCCAGAAAAAGATTTAATCGGGAAGGCTTTTGGCATTTGGATGAGTTGGGATAAATTACTGAATCGAATTCGGTGGGATCGCATCGGCAATGCATTGTAA
- the lepA gene encoding translation elongation factor 4 has protein sequence MLLSLQQKKTVPMTTISQKFIRNFSIIAHIDHGKSTLADRFIQLCGGLSEREMKAQVLDSMDIERERGITIKAQSVTLNFKSQDGHFYQLNFIDTPGHVDFSYEVSRSLAACEGALLVVDAAQGVEAQTVATCYTAIEQGLVVLPVLNKIDLPQADPERAIQEIEDVIGIEAHDAIRVSAKEGRGVKELLEQLVVAIPPPVGDPEAPLQALIIDSWFDSYLGVVSLVRVKAGTLRKGDKIRVMSTGKDYYADQIGHFTPKRQPLEELSAGAVGFVVAGIKDIFGAPVGDTLTHAKQSAGSPLPGFKQVKPQVFAGLFPINSEEYEPFREALAKLRLNDAALFYEPESSEALGFGFRCGFLGMLHMEIVQERLEREYNLELITTAPTVSYEILAKQGEMLYVDNPSHLPEPGKIGEIREPIAVANILVPPTYLGAVITLCVEKRGVQKKLLYLSNQVSMTYEIPLSEVVLDFFDRLKSASRGYASLDYSFNHFQAADLVKLDILISGQKVDALATIVHRDLAYTRGRELTERLKDLIPRQMFEVAIQAAIGAKIIARTSVKALRKNVTAKCYGGDITRKRKLLEKQKAGKKRMKQVGKVAIPQEAFLAVLRVKNE, from the coding sequence ATGCTACTATCCCTCCAACAAAAAAAGACAGTACCAATGACAACTATTTCTCAAAAATTCATTCGGAATTTTTCGATTATCGCCCACATCGATCACGGGAAATCGACGTTAGCTGATCGCTTTATTCAGCTTTGTGGGGGATTAAGCGAACGAGAAATGAAGGCTCAAGTGCTCGATTCGATGGATATCGAGCGGGAACGGGGAATTACCATCAAAGCGCAAAGCGTGACATTGAATTTTAAATCGCAGGATGGCCATTTTTATCAGCTAAACTTTATCGACACTCCCGGACACGTCGATTTTTCTTATGAGGTCTCGCGCTCCTTAGCCGCCTGCGAAGGGGCCTTACTAGTGGTGGATGCTGCCCAAGGTGTGGAAGCGCAAACGGTTGCCACGTGCTATACCGCGATTGAGCAAGGACTCGTTGTCCTTCCGGTTTTAAATAAAATCGATCTGCCCCAAGCAGATCCCGAGCGTGCTATCCAGGAAATTGAAGACGTCATAGGAATTGAAGCGCATGATGCCATTCGCGTGAGCGCCAAAGAAGGGCGAGGTGTCAAAGAACTATTGGAGCAACTGGTTGTCGCTATCCCACCGCCGGTGGGCGACCCTGAAGCGCCTTTGCAGGCACTGATTATCGATTCCTGGTTTGACAGTTATCTTGGCGTGGTTTCACTGGTTCGAGTGAAAGCGGGCACCTTGCGCAAAGGGGATAAAATTCGCGTCATGTCGACGGGGAAAGATTATTACGCCGATCAAATTGGTCATTTCACCCCCAAGCGCCAGCCATTAGAAGAATTAAGCGCAGGCGCCGTCGGTTTTGTCGTTGCGGGGATTAAAGATATTTTCGGTGCGCCCGTTGGCGATACGCTCACGCACGCTAAACAATCAGCCGGCTCGCCTCTGCCTGGGTTTAAACAAGTTAAACCCCAAGTTTTTGCGGGTTTATTTCCCATCAACTCCGAAGAATATGAACCCTTTCGAGAAGCGCTTGCCAAACTGCGACTCAATGACGCGGCTTTATTTTACGAGCCGGAATCCTCCGAAGCCCTTGGGTTTGGGTTTCGCTGTGGCTTCTTGGGGATGCTTCATATGGAAATCGTCCAAGAGCGGCTAGAGCGAGAATATAATCTTGAACTGATCACAACGGCACCCACGGTGAGTTATGAGATTCTCGCTAAACAAGGTGAAATGCTGTATGTCGATAACCCAAGCCATTTACCTGAACCTGGTAAAATTGGTGAAATTCGCGAGCCCATCGCTGTCGCTAATATATTAGTTCCGCCGACATATTTAGGCGCAGTCATCACTTTATGCGTTGAAAAGCGAGGCGTGCAGAAGAAACTGCTGTATCTGAGTAATCAAGTTTCCATGACTTACGAAATTCCACTAAGCGAAGTCGTGCTGGATTTCTTTGATCGCTTAAAATCGGCCAGTCGCGGTTATGCTTCTTTAGATTACTCTTTTAATCACTTTCAAGCGGCGGATCTGGTAAAATTAGACATTCTGATTAGCGGGCAAAAAGTGGATGCTTTAGCCACTATTGTCCATCGCGATCTGGCCTATACGCGAGGCCGCGAGTTGACGGAGCGGTTAAAAGACTTAATCCCGCGGCAGATGTTTGAAGTCGCCATACAGGCAGCGATCGGCGCTAAAATTATTGCGCGAACCTCGGTGAAAGCGCTGCGTAAGAATGTAACGGCGAAATGCTATGGCGGTGACATAACGCGTAAACGGAAATTATTAGAAAAACAAAAAGCAGGTAAGAAACGAATGAAACAAGTGGGGAAGGTGGCTATTCCGCAGGAAGCGTTTCTGGCAGTTTTAAGAGTAAAAAACGAATGA
- a CDS encoding acyl-CoA thioesterase, whose translation MKSVFTWESKVRDYELDSQGIVNHATFLNYFEQCRNDYARSMGIDFREYHLAGYDLMIADIQIQYRSPLRAKDEFYVTAQVDAYNEKRILFGQEIKYKADNHSVAKALVSVACVDQKTGRACMPNRLKNRLPAEKYVKHRLMLKL comes from the coding sequence ATGAAATCTGTTTTTACATGGGAATCTAAAGTTCGGGATTACGAGCTGGACAGTCAAGGTATTGTTAACCACGCCACTTTTCTTAATTATTTTGAACAATGTCGCAATGATTATGCACGATCGATGGGAATCGATTTTCGTGAGTATCATCTTGCGGGCTACGACTTAATGATTGCTGATATTCAAATCCAGTATCGTTCGCCTTTAAGAGCGAAGGATGAATTTTATGTAACGGCGCAAGTGGATGCTTATAACGAAAAACGGATTTTATTTGGGCAAGAAATTAAGTACAAAGCGGATAATCATTCCGTGGCAAAAGCGTTAGTATCTGTGGCCTGTGTCGATCAAAAGACAGGAAGGGCTTGTATGCCCAATAGGCTGAAAAACCGACTTCCTGCAGAAAAATACGTAAAGCATCGGTTGATGCTGAAACTTTAA
- a CDS encoding heavy metal translocating P-type ATPase: protein MLMNTTKHQLTLKNMHCASCVASIESALKSVAGVKSVSINFATKQAEVEGDVDVKTILKAIKDQGYEAEIAGDDEEAQNEAQSHFRDLLKKAIFAAVVGFPLMINEFWAWLPSVNQPRIQWVWVIIGVLSFFVLYYCGGHIYRGAWRAFLKRQTNMDTLVAMGTGTAWLYSFVVVLIPMWIPPMARHAYFDTSTILIAFITFGAALEIRARGKTGEAIKRLIGLQPKTARVIRDDQEIDIPIAEVQIDDHLRVRPGEKIPVDGKIIKGASPIDESMLTGEPLPVVKSQGDEVIGGTINKSGTFIYRATRVGKDTALAQIIALVKRAQNSKPKIGRIVDKVSAVFVPVVIIVAILTAIGWLNFGPEPKAAFVLITTVAVLVIACPCALGLATPISIIVGVGKGAEMGVLIRNGDALQMASQLTAIILDKTGTVTEGKPMLSDFYTADGFDEKKLLSIAASVEKGSEHPLANAIIEGAKKYNIPLAKATQFESIAGHGVKAKIENQSILLGNLHLMKNEKVELGGAPAHAERMADQGQTPIYIALDGKIAGIVSIVDPIKPDSQKAIADLQRAGLKVVMVTGDNPLTANAVAKQVGIEQVIAEVLPEDKAKKVKLLQQQGERVAMVGDGINDAPALAAADVGFAIGTGTDVAIESADIALISGSLTGVVNAISISRATLRNIKQNLFGAFIYNTLGIPIAAGVFYPLTGLLLSPIIAGAAMALSSVTVVANANRLRFFRRRKRT, encoded by the coding sequence TTGCTAATGAATACCACGAAACACCAACTAACCCTAAAAAACATGCACTGTGCGAGCTGTGTCGCGAGTATCGAGTCTGCGTTAAAAAGTGTTGCCGGTGTTAAAAGCGTGTCGATTAATTTTGCGACGAAACAAGCAGAAGTGGAAGGTGATGTCGATGTAAAAACAATCCTAAAAGCGATTAAAGACCAAGGATACGAGGCTGAAATAGCAGGTGACGATGAAGAGGCACAAAATGAAGCGCAAAGTCATTTCCGTGATTTACTTAAAAAAGCAATTTTTGCTGCTGTCGTTGGTTTTCCTTTAATGATTAACGAATTTTGGGCGTGGTTACCTTCTGTCAATCAACCACGAATCCAGTGGGTGTGGGTTATCATCGGCGTGCTGAGCTTTTTTGTTTTGTACTATTGTGGCGGACATATTTACCGCGGCGCATGGCGAGCGTTTTTAAAACGTCAAACCAACATGGATACATTAGTAGCAATGGGCACCGGGACGGCTTGGCTCTATTCTTTTGTCGTCGTTCTTATTCCGATGTGGATTCCTCCCATGGCGCGGCATGCTTATTTTGATACGTCCACTATTTTAATTGCTTTTATTACCTTTGGAGCGGCTTTGGAAATTCGCGCGCGCGGTAAAACGGGAGAAGCTATTAAACGTCTTATCGGTTTGCAGCCTAAAACTGCGCGCGTTATTCGCGATGATCAAGAAATCGATATTCCTATTGCTGAAGTTCAAATCGATGATCATCTGCGCGTGCGTCCCGGGGAAAAAATTCCCGTGGATGGTAAAATCATCAAAGGCGCTTCTCCAATAGACGAATCGATGCTAACCGGTGAACCGCTTCCAGTAGTTAAATCCCAGGGTGACGAAGTGATCGGCGGTACCATAAATAAATCAGGTACGTTTATTTATCGCGCCACGCGAGTGGGAAAAGACACCGCCTTAGCCCAGATTATTGCGTTAGTGAAACGAGCGCAAAATTCCAAACCTAAAATTGGACGAATCGTCGATAAAGTGTCAGCCGTTTTTGTGCCCGTCGTTATTATTGTAGCGATTTTGACCGCGATAGGGTGGCTTAATTTCGGGCCTGAACCCAAAGCCGCTTTTGTTTTAATTACCACGGTGGCTGTATTAGTGATCGCCTGTCCGTGTGCGTTGGGATTAGCCACACCTATTTCAATTATCGTCGGTGTGGGAAAAGGAGCGGAAATGGGCGTACTGATTCGCAACGGCGACGCCTTACAAATGGCTTCACAATTGACGGCAATTATTCTTGATAAAACAGGAACCGTCACTGAAGGAAAACCGATGTTGAGCGATTTCTATACCGCTGATGGATTCGATGAAAAAAAATTATTGTCGATCGCGGCCAGCGTTGAAAAAGGTTCAGAACATCCATTGGCTAACGCCATTATCGAGGGCGCTAAAAAATACAATATTCCACTAGCAAAAGCGACGCAATTTGAATCCATTGCAGGTCATGGTGTTAAAGCGAAAATAGAAAACCAATCGATTTTGTTAGGTAATTTACATTTAATGAAAAATGAAAAAGTGGAACTCGGTGGCGCGCCCGCCCACGCTGAGCGGATGGCGGATCAAGGACAAACACCTATTTATATCGCTCTTGATGGAAAGATAGCCGGCATCGTTTCCATTGTGGACCCCATTAAACCCGATTCGCAAAAAGCGATTGCGGACTTACAACGCGCCGGATTAAAAGTCGTTATGGTTACGGGCGATAATCCCCTAACAGCCAACGCGGTTGCAAAACAAGTGGGAATTGAACAGGTGATTGCTGAAGTACTACCGGAGGATAAAGCTAAAAAAGTAAAACTATTGCAGCAACAAGGTGAGCGTGTGGCAATGGTGGGCGATGGTATTAATGATGCGCCCGCATTAGCAGCGGCTGACGTGGGATTTGCCATTGGGACAGGAACCGACGTCGCGATTGAAAGCGCAGACATCGCTTTAATAAGCGGTTCTTTAACTGGCGTGGTCAATGCGATCTCCATTTCAAGAGCCACGTTACGTAACATCAAACAAAATCTATTCGGCGCCTTTATTTATAATACTTTGGGCATTCCAATCGCGGCAGGGGTTTTCTATCCATTAACGGGTTTGTTATTAAGCCCTATCATTGCGGGCGCTGCCATGGCACTGTCATCAGTGACTGTTGTTGCGAACGCCAATCGATTACGATTTTTTAGACGCAGGAAAAGAACATGA
- a CDS encoding ATP-binding protein, whose translation MKISKSELIAILSQLNPWWKGERAVPNLPLWRRAVFHQLFAWVANPPAPRAVLLSGARQVGKTTLLLQSIEELLKRGMPPGNILYATFDHPIIKLAGMDAVLEAWQERVSQSKGTEYLFLDEAQFIQDWGAWVKHQVDFNKNRRITFTGSAMPLIRENQESGVGRWHTIRLTTLSFYEYIQLESYKEIKFFKDFFEQAYGGSQFGFRNIELKDDLLTGKLFKNLFQNVDLETLKNKLKNTAQLKEYDQPKLPELKSLRDLFNWPQQEFYKASELAAPYVARFHQYLLRGGFPQVAQIDNINQAQRLLREDIVDKVLKRDMTALFGVRRILDLEQVFLYLCLHDGGILKMEELCENLGVTRPTAQNFIELLEAVHLIYRLPPFGYGKNVLRGKFKIYIADPAIAPAVLLKGDSLLDDSEVLGRATEAAVFKHLFTRYYPQNIHFSYWHGKEKHEVDLVGEVNNEVIPFEVKYRSTSTNIRQLKGLLELCQKKSISRAYVISKSLDDFGLLNSTKLSHVRIMRIPAPLFCYWMGEMELSQTRSPD comes from the coding sequence ATGAAAATTTCTAAATCCGAGTTAATCGCGATCCTTTCTCAACTTAACCCTTGGTGGAAGGGCGAGCGGGCCGTCCCCAACCTCCCTCTTTGGCGTCGAGCAGTTTTTCACCAATTATTTGCGTGGGTTGCCAATCCTCCGGCGCCGCGGGCGGTGTTGCTCTCAGGGGCCAGGCAGGTTGGAAAAACAACATTGCTTTTACAATCTATAGAGGAACTACTTAAAAGAGGCATGCCTCCCGGCAATATTCTTTATGCTACTTTCGATCATCCTATTATCAAGCTTGCCGGTATGGACGCCGTGTTAGAGGCTTGGCAGGAGCGTGTGTCACAGTCAAAAGGAACAGAGTATCTTTTTCTTGATGAAGCGCAATTTATTCAAGATTGGGGGGCATGGGTTAAACATCAAGTGGATTTCAATAAAAATCGTAGAATTACCTTTACTGGTTCTGCAATGCCTTTAATTCGTGAAAATCAAGAATCTGGTGTGGGTCGATGGCATACCATTCGGCTAACCACACTTTCATTTTATGAATATATTCAATTAGAAAGTTATAAAGAAATAAAATTTTTTAAAGATTTTTTTGAACAAGCTTACGGAGGAAGCCAATTTGGCTTTCGCAATATAGAGTTGAAAGATGATTTATTGACAGGGAAATTATTTAAAAATTTATTTCAGAATGTCGACCTTGAAACGCTCAAAAATAAGCTAAAAAATACTGCTCAATTAAAAGAATACGATCAACCGAAACTCCCTGAATTGAAATCTTTACGTGATCTGTTTAACTGGCCCCAACAAGAATTTTATAAAGCTTCCGAATTGGCGGCACCTTATGTGGCGCGTTTCCACCAATATCTATTACGGGGTGGGTTTCCGCAGGTAGCCCAAATTGATAATATTAATCAAGCACAACGTTTATTGAGAGAAGATATCGTTGATAAAGTATTAAAACGGGATATGACGGCTCTTTTTGGCGTGCGTCGAATCCTTGATCTCGAACAAGTGTTCTTGTATCTCTGTTTGCATGACGGAGGAATTCTTAAGATGGAAGAGTTGTGTGAGAATCTCGGTGTCACCCGGCCAACAGCTCAAAATTTTATTGAGCTATTAGAAGCGGTCCATCTTATCTATCGACTCCCTCCATTTGGTTATGGTAAGAATGTGCTTCGTGGTAAATTTAAAATTTATATCGCTGATCCAGCAATTGCTCCTGCCGTTCTGCTTAAAGGTGATAGCCTTTTAGATGATTCAGAAGTTCTTGGCAGAGCTACAGAAGCAGCCGTTTTTAAGCACTTATTTACGAGATATTATCCACAGAATATTCACTTTTCTTATTGGCATGGAAAGGAAAAGCACGAAGTTGATCTCGTCGGTGAGGTGAACAATGAGGTTATTCCCTTTGAAGTTAAATATCGTTCTACCAGTACGAATATTCGGCAACTCAAAGGTTTATTAGAACTATGCCAGAAAAAATCTATTAGTCGAGCTTACGTTATCAGCAAGTCACTTGATGACTTTGGCTTGCTTAACAGTACAAAGCTTTCTCATGTGCGCATCATGCGAATTCCAGCGCCTTTATTTTGTTACTGGATGGGAGAAATGGAATTATCTCAGACTCGTTCTCCAGATTAA
- the tilS gene encoding tRNA lysidine(34) synthetase TilS: MVELWQGLGCVFTPEKLLKFITTLTSNSNFCIAYSGGIDSHVLVHAMSHLCQEHPWQLRALHINHGLNPKANDWENHCQQICNRLKIPFQSERVTLSLQPGDSIEAVARKARYAIFQQALSENETLLTAHTENDQAETFLLQLLRGAGVKGLSAMPAKRKLGKGELVRPLLAITRDDLKKYAEKNNLRWVEDDTNLELRFNRNYLRHEVLPILRRRWPEVFAVISRSANHCAEAALLLDQLAESDLQLIQKDSELEILPLLQLTPERQRNVLRRWIYLHGFQLPQTKQLEQIRNDVLLAAHDANPVFSYHTIEIRRHHGKLYLSNALSAHNATPLISWNFSRSLPLPGDLGTLIAEKKKGVGIKTTLDTSKITVRFRQGGEQCQPAGRKETHTLKKLMQEWKIPVWQRDRVPLIYLGDKLIAVVGYCICEGFEAKGEEWGWNVEVQPPK, translated from the coding sequence TTGGTTGAGTTATGGCAAGGATTAGGGTGCGTGTTTACGCCGGAGAAATTGCTTAAGTTCATAACCACGCTGACCTCGAATTCTAATTTTTGCATCGCTTATAGCGGTGGAATAGATTCGCATGTGTTGGTTCACGCCATGTCTCATTTGTGCCAAGAACATCCTTGGCAACTTCGCGCTTTACATATCAATCACGGCCTTAATCCGAAGGCGAATGATTGGGAAAACCATTGCCAACAGATTTGTAACCGTTTAAAAATTCCCTTCCAATCCGAGCGAGTCACATTAAGCCTTCAGCCCGGCGATAGCATTGAAGCAGTGGCGCGAAAAGCGCGTTATGCCATCTTCCAGCAAGCCCTCAGTGAGAACGAGACGTTATTAACCGCCCACACTGAAAATGATCAGGCGGAAACTTTTTTGTTGCAATTACTGCGAGGCGCAGGCGTAAAAGGGCTTAGTGCGATGCCCGCTAAAAGAAAACTGGGAAAGGGAGAGTTGGTGCGCCCTTTATTGGCTATCACTCGCGACGATTTAAAAAAATACGCTGAAAAAAATAATTTGCGTTGGGTCGAAGATGATACCAACCTGGAGTTGCGCTTTAACCGCAATTATTTACGTCATGAAGTGCTGCCCATTTTGCGTCGCCGCTGGCCAGAAGTTTTTGCAGTTATTTCACGCTCCGCCAATCATTGCGCCGAAGCGGCATTATTATTAGATCAATTAGCCGAAAGTGACCTGCAACTAATTCAGAAAGACAGTGAATTGGAAATCCTGCCACTTTTACAATTAACGCCCGAACGCCAACGCAATGTCCTGCGCCGTTGGATTTATCTTCACGGATTTCAACTTCCGCAAACAAAACAATTGGAGCAAATCCGAAACGACGTGTTATTAGCGGCTCATGATGCCAATCCCGTGTTTTCTTACCATACGATTGAAATTCGCCGCCACCATGGAAAGCTCTATCTATCAAACGCTTTATCGGCGCACAACGCCACCCCTCTTATTTCATGGAATTTCAGCCGCTCTTTACCGCTTCCCGGTGATTTAGGCACATTAATTGCAGAGAAGAAAAAGGGGGTGGGAATTAAAACGACGCTTGATACTTCGAAAATCACGGTTCGTTTTCGCCAAGGCGGCGAACAATGCCAACCCGCCGGACGCAAAGAAACTCACACCTTAAAAAAATTAATGCAAGAATGGAAAATCCCCGTCTGGCAACGCGACCGCGTTCCGTTAATTTATCTAGGCGATAAATTGATTGCTGTGGTGGGTTATTGTATTTGCGAAGGATTTGAGGCAAAGGGTGAGGAGTGGGGGTGGAATGTTGAGGTTCAACCTCCAAAATAA